A window of Acidimicrobiales bacterium contains these coding sequences:
- a CDS encoding cytochrome c oxidase subunit 3, translating to MALALPPAPAPARPRVLMTATALAIVGCGALFAGLLGLYLAYRSAAGGTTADWLPDGVAVPLTPGNVGASTLVMSSVVVQWAVYAIGNRDRINAYVALGLTLLLGAAFVVGTSFLYTQIGASVRTTYGVLLYAVSGAHLALVAGAMAFVALMTFRVLGGQFSGKDREGVAAAAMFWHFMVAVGLATWYTLYILK from the coding sequence ATGGCGCTCGCCCTGCCCCCCGCGCCCGCGCCGGCCCGGCCCCGGGTGCTGATGACCGCGACCGCGCTCGCCATCGTCGGCTGCGGCGCCCTGTTCGCCGGCCTGCTCGGCCTGTACCTCGCCTATCGGTCGGCGGCCGGCGGCACCACGGCGGACTGGCTGCCCGACGGCGTGGCCGTGCCCCTCACGCCGGGCAACGTCGGCGCGTCCACCCTGGTCATGTCCTCGGTGGTCGTCCAGTGGGCCGTGTACGCCATCGGCAACCGCGACCGGATCAACGCCTACGTCGCCCTCGGGCTCACGCTCCTGCTGGGCGCGGCGTTCGTGGTCGGCACCTCGTTCCTCTACACCCAGATCGGCGCCAGCGTCCGCACCACCTACGGCGTGCTGCTGTACGCGGTGTCGGGCGCCCACCTCGCCCTCGTGGCCGGGGCCATGGCGTTCGTGGCGCTCATGACCTTCCGGGTGCTCGGCGGCCAGTTCTCGGGGAAGGACCGTGAGGGCGTGGCCGCCGCCGCCATGTTCTGGCACTTCATGGTCGCCGTCGGCCTGGCCACCTGGTACACGCTCTACATCCTCAAGTAG
- the ctaD gene encoding cytochrome c oxidase subunit I, which yields MAIVEQPRIELEAAPEDRVGYQPLGVFARPRPKTGWRSWVTTVDHKKIGIMYGVAAFFFFLVGGIEALLIRLQMAVPDGRILSADLYNEVFTMHGVTMIFLVVMPLAAAFANFLVPLQIGARDVAFPRLNAFGFWCFLFGGLFFTASSWLMGGGPDGGWFAYAPNTTVIFSPSHGMDFYALGLQITGIASLTSAINLIVTCLNMRAPGMTLMKMPVFTWMALVTQVLLLFAIPVITVALFLLMFDRLFDTNFFNVEAGADPLLWQHLFWIFGHPEVYILILPAFGIVSEVIPVFSRKPIFGYPFMVFSGIAIGFMGWGVWAHHMFASGIGPISVAAFSLSTMFIAVPTGVKILNWMATMYGGRLRFTTPMLFAVGLVAMFTIGGLSGVTHAVAPADTQQTDTYYIVAHFHYVLFGGALFGLFAGMYFWWPKAFGYRLSEKLGKVHFWVFLVGFNMTFGPMHILGLQGMLRRQSTYPDGYGFNFWNMVSTIGAFTIAFGVLVFLTNVFTSRRKAHAGLAPAPGPDPWDARSLEWSIPSPPPEHNFDELPVVEHFDPWWDQKYRADETGRVRRVPDADALAQTGTATGVHLPSPSYWPIVLAFGLPLIAWGLIFNLWLVIPGVVAVISALYGWGLEPSVDEEGHESEPGHPHEEAVPVG from the coding sequence ATGGCCATCGTCGAACAACCGCGCATCGAGCTCGAGGCGGCGCCCGAGGACCGCGTCGGCTACCAGCCGCTCGGCGTGTTCGCCCGGCCGCGGCCGAAGACCGGCTGGCGCAGCTGGGTGACGACCGTCGACCACAAGAAGATCGGCATCATGTACGGGGTCGCCGCCTTCTTCTTCTTCCTGGTCGGCGGCATCGAGGCCCTGCTGATCCGCCTCCAGATGGCCGTGCCCGACGGCCGCATCCTCTCGGCCGACCTCTACAACGAGGTCTTCACCATGCACGGCGTCACCATGATCTTCCTCGTGGTCATGCCGCTCGCCGCCGCGTTCGCCAACTTCCTCGTGCCGCTCCAGATCGGCGCCCGCGACGTCGCCTTCCCCCGCCTGAACGCGTTCGGGTTCTGGTGCTTCCTGTTCGGCGGCCTGTTCTTCACCGCGTCGAGCTGGCTCATGGGCGGCGGGCCGGACGGCGGGTGGTTCGCCTACGCGCCGAACACGACGGTGATCTTCTCGCCGTCGCACGGCATGGACTTCTACGCGCTCGGCCTCCAGATCACCGGCATCGCCTCCCTGACGAGCGCCATCAACCTGATCGTCACCTGCCTCAACATGCGGGCGCCGGGCATGACGCTCATGAAGATGCCGGTGTTCACCTGGATGGCGCTCGTGACCCAGGTGCTGCTGCTGTTCGCCATCCCGGTCATCACGGTGGCCCTGTTCCTGCTCATGTTCGACCGGCTGTTCGACACGAACTTCTTCAACGTGGAGGCCGGCGCCGACCCGCTGCTCTGGCAGCACCTGTTCTGGATCTTCGGGCACCCGGAGGTCTACATCCTGATCCTCCCGGCCTTCGGCATCGTGTCCGAGGTGATCCCGGTGTTCTCCCGCAAGCCCATCTTCGGCTACCCGTTCATGGTCTTCTCCGGGATCGCCATCGGCTTCATGGGCTGGGGGGTCTGGGCCCACCACATGTTCGCCTCCGGCATCGGCCCGATCTCGGTGGCCGCCTTCTCGCTGTCGACGATGTTCATCGCCGTGCCGACGGGCGTGAAGATCCTCAACTGGATGGCCACGATGTACGGCGGCCGCCTGCGGTTCACCACGCCCATGCTGTTCGCCGTCGGCCTCGTCGCCATGTTCACGATCGGCGGCCTGTCCGGCGTCACCCACGCGGTCGCACCCGCCGACACCCAGCAGACCGACACCTACTACATCGTCGCCCACTTCCACTACGTGCTGTTCGGCGGCGCCCTGTTCGGCCTGTTCGCCGGCATGTACTTCTGGTGGCCCAAGGCGTTCGGCTACCGCCTGTCGGAGAAGCTCGGCAAGGTCCACTTCTGGGTGTTCCTCGTCGGGTTCAACATGACGTTCGGGCCCATGCACATCCTCGGGCTCCAGGGCATGCTCCGCCGCCAGTCGACCTATCCGGACGGCTACGGCTTCAACTTCTGGAACATGGTGTCGACCATCGGGGCGTTCACGATCGCCTTCGGCGTCCTCGTGTTCCTCACCAACGTGTTCACCAGCCGCCGCAAGGCCCACGCCGGGCTGGCGCCGGCCCCTGGGCCGGACCCGTGGGACGCCAGGAGCCTCGAGTGGTCGATCCCGTCGCCGCCGCCCGAGCACAACTTCGACGAGCTGCCGGTCGTCGAGCACTTCGACCCCTGGTGGGACCAGAAGTACCGCGCCGACGAGACCGGCCGGGTCCGCCGCGTGCCCGACGCCGACGCCCTGGCCCAGACGGGCACGGCCACCGGCGTGCACCTGCCGTCGCCGTCGTACTGGCCGATCGTGCTGGCCTTCGGCCTCCCCCTCATCGCCTGGGGGCTCATCTTCAACCTGTGGCTGGTCATCCCCGGGGTGGTGGCGGTGATCTCCGCCCTCTACGGATGGGGCCTGGAGCCGTCGGTCGACGAGGAGGGCCACGAGTCCGAGCCCGGCCACCCGCACGAGGAGGCCGTCCCCGTTGGCTGA
- a CDS encoding transcriptional repressor, with amino-acid sequence MPQAGPALDDLLERVRGGGGRVTRARRAVLEAFLAGGDHHLTAEEVAARVRSRHPEIHLSTVYRSLDVFEAAGVVVHVHLGHGPSVYHLTAELHHHAVCDRCGAVVELPLDVLDDLAARLRAEHGFEVTGHHFAIVGRCGACAGGL; translated from the coding sequence ATGCCGCAGGCGGGGCCGGCCCTCGACGACCTCCTCGAGCGGGTGCGCGGCGGCGGCGGCCGCGTCACCCGGGCGCGCCGCGCCGTGCTGGAGGCGTTCCTCGCCGGCGGCGACCACCACCTCACCGCCGAGGAGGTGGCGGCGAGGGTCCGCTCCCGCCACCCCGAGATCCACCTGTCGACCGTCTACCGCAGCCTCGACGTGTTCGAGGCGGCCGGCGTGGTCGTCCACGTCCACCTCGGGCACGGACCGTCCGTGTACCACCTGACCGCCGAGCTGCACCACCACGCGGTGTGCGACCGGTGCGGCGCCGTCGTCGAGCTGCCCCTCGACGTCCTCGACGACCTCGCCGCCCGCCTGCGGGCCGAGCACGGCTTCGAGGTCACCGGCCACCACTTCGCCATCGTCGGCCGGTGCGGGGCCTGCGCCGGCGGGCTGTGA
- a CDS encoding ABC transporter ATP-binding protein, whose translation MPAVEVADLTVRYGDVVAVDGLSFTAEAGQVLALLGPNGAGKTTTVETLEGYRRPTSGTVRVDGLDPVRDHAALTRRIGVMLQRGGVQPGIRAAEAVRLFAAYHDDPEDPDALLERVGLAGRARATWRQLSGGEQQRLSLALALVGRPRVAFLDEPTAGVDVAGRQVVRQVVRDLRDRGVCVVLTTHELDDAERLADRVVIVDRGRLVADGRPADLRAGGDEWRFGAAPGLDVGALAGVLGAPVREATPGEYVVAAAPTPAAVAALTAWLAERDLPIADLRAGRQRLEDVFLRLTGGGGG comes from the coding sequence ATGCCGGCCGTCGAGGTCGCCGACCTGACCGTCCGCTACGGCGACGTCGTCGCCGTCGACGGCCTGTCGTTCACCGCCGAGGCCGGGCAGGTGCTGGCCCTGCTCGGGCCGAACGGCGCCGGCAAGACGACGACGGTCGAGACCCTCGAGGGGTACCGGCGGCCGACCTCGGGGACGGTGCGGGTCGACGGGCTCGACCCCGTGCGGGACCACGCCGCGCTCACCCGGCGGATCGGCGTGATGCTCCAGCGGGGCGGGGTGCAGCCCGGCATCCGGGCCGCCGAGGCCGTGCGCCTGTTCGCCGCCTACCACGACGACCCCGAGGACCCGGACGCGCTGCTCGAGCGGGTCGGGCTGGCCGGCCGGGCCAGGGCGACCTGGCGCCAGCTGTCGGGTGGCGAGCAGCAGCGGCTGTCCCTCGCCCTCGCCCTCGTGGGGCGGCCGAGGGTGGCGTTCCTCGACGAGCCGACGGCCGGGGTCGACGTGGCCGGCCGCCAGGTCGTGCGCCAGGTCGTGCGGGACCTGCGGGACCGGGGGGTGTGCGTGGTGCTGACCACCCACGAGCTCGACGACGCCGAGCGGCTGGCCGACCGGGTGGTGATCGTGGACCGGGGGCGGCTGGTGGCCGACGGCCGGCCGGCCGACCTCCGGGCCGGCGGCGACGAGTGGCGGTTCGGCGCCGCGCCCGGCCTCGACGTCGGCGCCCTGGCCGGCGTGCTCGGCGCGCCCGTGCGGGAGGCGACCCCCGGCGAGTACGTGGTGGCGGCGGCGCCGACCCCGGCCGCCGTCGCCGCCCTCACCGCCTGGCTGGCCGAGCGGGACCTGCCCATCGCCGACCTCCGGGCCGGCCGCCAGCGCCTGGAGGACGTGTTCCTCCGCCTCACCGGCGGTGGCGGCGGGTGA
- a CDS encoding cytochrome C oxidase subunit IV family protein: MSDTRPKTDPEVAEAVDETIAESLEAHESAHPSDGFYIVVALILAFVTALEVSTYFVDFGDVALPVLFVLMVIKFAMVVAFFMHLRFDSSLFRRVFVSGLFLAVGVYLAALSTFRFFG, from the coding sequence ATGAGCGACACCCGACCGAAGACCGACCCCGAGGTCGCCGAGGCCGTCGACGAGACCATCGCCGAGTCCCTCGAGGCCCACGAGTCCGCCCACCCGAGCGACGGCTTCTACATCGTCGTCGCGCTGATCCTCGCCTTCGTCACCGCGCTCGAGGTCAGCACCTACTTCGTGGACTTCGGCGACGTCGCCCTGCCCGTGCTCTTCGTCCTCATGGTCATCAAGTTCGCCATGGTGGTGGCGTTCTTCATGCACCTGCGCTTCGACAGCAGCCTGTTCCGGCGGGTGTTCGTCTCTGGGCTGTTCCTCGCCGTCGGCGTGTACCTCGCCGCCCTCTCGACGTTCCGGTTCTTCGGGTAG
- a CDS encoding cytochrome c oxidase assembly protein has protein sequence MLAVAATADFWRWQPHPEVWLLVAALAAGYWYAVRAIGRRAVPRGRRAVTTGQVAWFAGALVVLEVAADWPMHDVAEEYLYSVHMVQHLLLTFVLPPMVLLATPEWLARLVVGDGRAWRWVRRLARPVVAGLVFNLLVAVSHWPAFVNLSVSSGPVHYGAHVVLVTAALLMWVPVAGPFPELRISLPGQMVYLFLMSIIPTIPAAWLTFADGVLFSAYDTPYRLWGVTVASDQQAAGLIMKLGGGAYLWTLITMLFFRWAARHYEADKAGVPLSERDVLTWEEVKAELDRLGPAPRPTTPNGS, from the coding sequence GTGCTCGCCGTCGCCGCCACCGCCGACTTCTGGCGGTGGCAGCCGCACCCCGAGGTGTGGCTGCTGGTGGCCGCCCTGGCCGCCGGCTACTGGTACGCCGTGCGGGCCATCGGCCGGCGGGCCGTCCCCCGGGGCCGCCGGGCGGTGACGACGGGCCAGGTGGCCTGGTTCGCGGGCGCCCTCGTCGTGCTCGAGGTGGCGGCCGACTGGCCGATGCACGACGTGGCCGAGGAGTACCTCTACAGCGTCCACATGGTCCAGCACCTGCTGCTGACGTTCGTGCTGCCGCCCATGGTCCTCCTCGCCACCCCCGAGTGGCTGGCCCGCCTGGTCGTCGGCGACGGCAGGGCGTGGCGCTGGGTCAGGCGGCTGGCCAGGCCGGTCGTGGCCGGGCTGGTGTTCAACCTGCTCGTCGCCGTCAGCCACTGGCCGGCCTTCGTGAACCTGTCGGTGTCGTCGGGCCCGGTCCACTACGGCGCCCACGTGGTGCTCGTCACCGCCGCTCTGCTCATGTGGGTGCCGGTGGCAGGCCCCTTCCCGGAGCTGCGGATCTCCCTGCCCGGCCAGATGGTCTACCTGTTCCTGATGTCGATCATCCCGACCATCCCGGCGGCGTGGCTGACCTTCGCCGACGGCGTGCTGTTCAGCGCCTACGACACGCCGTACCGGCTGTGGGGCGTCACGGTCGCGTCCGACCAGCAGGCGGCCGGGCTGATCATGAAGCTGGGCGGCGGCGCCTACCTCTGGACCCTGATCACGATGCTGTTCTTCCGCTGGGCGGCCCGCCACTACGAGGCCGACAAGGCCGGCGTGCCCCTCTCCGAGCGCGACGTGCTCACCTGGGAGGAGGTGAAGGCGGAGCTCGACCGGCTCGGCCCCGCGCCCCGCCCCACTACTCCCAACGGAAGCTGA
- a CDS encoding hemerythrin domain-containing protein, giving the protein MDTDATGTDLAELIAADHRAVEALFDRLDADAGDRKEVVQELVKALSRHAVAEEQVVYPALRAAEGGDLLADHAIDEHQVVKDALNRVDGGKPDDENVASSLTTVMEEVRLHANREEAELLPALRAAVGDERMVELGRAYVEARDKAPTRPHPHAPNTPPGNVVAGAVAAPVDKVRDKLTGRD; this is encoded by the coding sequence GTGGACACGGACGCAACCGGAACCGACCTCGCCGAGCTGATCGCCGCCGACCACCGGGCCGTCGAGGCGCTGTTCGACCGGCTCGACGCGGACGCCGGCGACCGCAAGGAGGTCGTCCAGGAGCTCGTCAAGGCGCTCTCCCGGCACGCGGTCGCCGAGGAGCAGGTGGTGTACCCCGCCCTGCGGGCCGCCGAGGGGGGCGACCTGCTGGCCGACCACGCCATCGACGAGCACCAGGTGGTCAAGGACGCGCTGAACCGCGTGGACGGGGGCAAGCCCGACGACGAGAACGTGGCGTCGTCGCTGACGACGGTGATGGAGGAGGTCCGCCTCCACGCCAACCGGGAGGAGGCCGAGCTGCTGCCGGCCCTCCGCGCCGCGGTCGGCGACGAGCGGATGGTCGAGCTCGGGCGGGCCTACGTGGAGGCGAGGGACAAGGCCCCGACCCGGCCCCACCCCCACGCCCCGAACACGCCGCCCGGCAACGTCGTGGCCGGCGCCGTCGCCGCGCCCGTCGACAAGGTGCGGGACAAGCTCACCGGCCGGGACTGA
- a CDS encoding thioredoxin family protein: protein MFWASYVVLWVVVVVQGVALLLVLRHFGLAAIGTAAGHSRDGLGLGSRAPALDGMDRDGRRTAWAADGTDAVLYFAAPGCEPCEAMAPLVNDLARRGRDRQLEVVVVAEGGPIENEHVSGLFPSATTVVSEAHDLFDRFLVRVTPFAFLVHDGEVAAKGVCSSPEGLAHLLESGGRADLAATLTPRTT from the coding sequence GTGTTCTGGGCGTCCTACGTGGTGCTCTGGGTCGTCGTCGTCGTGCAGGGCGTCGCCCTGCTGCTCGTGCTCCGCCACTTCGGGCTGGCGGCCATCGGCACGGCCGCCGGCCACTCCCGCGACGGGCTCGGGCTCGGCAGCCGGGCCCCGGCCCTCGACGGCATGGACCGCGACGGGCGCCGCACGGCGTGGGCGGCCGACGGCACCGACGCCGTCCTCTACTTCGCCGCCCCTGGCTGCGAGCCGTGCGAGGCCATGGCCCCGCTCGTGAACGACCTCGCCCGCCGGGGCCGGGACCGGCAGCTCGAGGTCGTGGTCGTCGCCGAGGGAGGGCCGATCGAGAACGAGCACGTGAGCGGGCTGTTCCCGAGCGCCACCACCGTCGTCAGCGAGGCCCACGACCTGTTCGACCGGTTCCTCGTCCGCGTCACCCCGTTCGCCTTCCTGGTCCACGACGGCGAGGTGGCGGCCAAGGGCGTGTGCTCGTCGCCCGAGGGCCTCGCCCACCTGCTGGAGTCCGGCGGGCGGGCCGACCTCGCGGCTACCCTCACGCCCCGCACGACCTAG
- a CDS encoding heme-copper oxidase subunit III, which translates to MADTTVTGAPATPAEATAEGVGTMAVPGVHGESVGHHHTSTGLSNEKLGMWMFLGSECLLFGGLISTYLLYRNRIQPGQGPGPRDVFDIPFTSVSSFVLLMSSLTMVLALAAIQRGDHRRTRTWLLTTALLGATFISGQVYEFTTFVREGLGFTTNIFGSAFFTLTGFHGVHVTVGIIMLMSLFTMSMRGRLPQERAETVEIVGLYWHFVDVVWIVIFTLVYLIPT; encoded by the coding sequence TTGGCTGACACGACCGTGACCGGCGCGCCGGCGACGCCGGCCGAGGCGACGGCCGAGGGGGTCGGGACGATGGCCGTCCCCGGCGTCCACGGCGAGAGCGTCGGCCACCACCACACGAGCACCGGGCTCTCCAACGAGAAGCTCGGCATGTGGATGTTCCTCGGGTCCGAGTGCCTGCTGTTCGGCGGGCTGATCTCGACCTACCTGCTGTACCGGAACCGGATCCAGCCCGGCCAGGGGCCCGGCCCCCGGGACGTGTTCGACATCCCGTTCACGTCGGTGAGCTCGTTCGTCCTGCTGATGAGCTCGCTGACGATGGTGCTGGCCCTGGCGGCCATCCAGCGGGGCGACCACCGGCGCACCCGCACCTGGCTGCTGACGACGGCGCTGCTCGGCGCCACGTTCATCTCCGGCCAGGTCTACGAGTTCACGACCTTCGTCCGCGAGGGCCTCGGGTTCACGACCAACATCTTCGGCTCGGCGTTCTTCACGCTCACCGGGTTCCACGGCGTGCACGTCACGGTCGGGATCATCATGCTGATGTCCCTGTTCACGATGTCCATGCGGGGCCGGCTGCCCCAGGAGCGGGCCGAGACCGTCGAGATCGTCGGCCTCTACTGGCACTTCGTCGACGTCGTGTGGATCGTGATCTTCACCCTCGTCTACCTGATCCCCACGTGA
- the coxB gene encoding cytochrome c oxidase subunit II, with protein sequence MRRPGRARTVLVVAVLALVVLLAACGSDEHPLDTLNPKGPEARSIDRLLDPVLLVAGVVFVFVEAGVLYLAFRFRRRPDDDDSVVPDQIHGHTRLEIGWTVLPALILAGVAVGTIATLFRLSDEPEGAMEVKVYGQQWWWAYQYDTTGDGVSDIITANELVIPAGQPVNLRITARDVIHSFWAPALNGKRDAVPGREHPLTIEADEPGIYAGQCGEYCGLSHSLMRLRVVALAPDDFDAWVEGQLADAAEPGDADAQAGLEVFQQLCIQCHQINGVNEVPLGEAQQVAGVAPNLTHLMSRTVFAGGVFTLRDVSLQHGEGFTLEDYQGGNFDRAALEAWLRDPPGRKPMYPEGNRGMPNLGLTEQQIDQLVAYLQTLE encoded by the coding sequence ATGCGCCGGCCTGGTCGGGCCCGCACCGTCCTCGTCGTCGCCGTCCTCGCGCTCGTGGTGCTCCTCGCCGCGTGCGGCAGCGACGAGCACCCCCTCGACACGCTGAACCCGAAGGGGCCCGAGGCCCGCTCGATCGACCGGCTCCTCGACCCCGTGCTGCTCGTCGCCGGCGTCGTGTTCGTGTTCGTCGAGGCCGGGGTGCTCTACCTCGCCTTCCGCTTCCGGCGCCGCCCGGACGACGACGACTCGGTCGTCCCCGACCAGATCCACGGCCACACCCGCCTGGAGATCGGCTGGACGGTCCTCCCGGCGCTGATCCTCGCCGGCGTCGCCGTCGGCACCATCGCCACCCTGTTCCGCCTGTCCGACGAGCCCGAAGGGGCCATGGAGGTCAAGGTCTACGGCCAGCAGTGGTGGTGGGCCTACCAGTACGACACGACCGGCGACGGCGTGAGCGACATCATCACGGCCAACGAGCTCGTCATCCCGGCCGGCCAGCCGGTCAACCTCCGGATCACGGCCCGCGACGTCATCCACTCGTTCTGGGCGCCGGCGCTGAACGGCAAGCGCGACGCCGTGCCCGGCCGCGAGCACCCGCTCACGATCGAGGCCGACGAGCCCGGCATCTACGCCGGCCAGTGCGGCGAGTACTGCGGCCTCTCCCACTCGCTGATGCGGCTGCGGGTGGTCGCCCTCGCCCCCGACGACTTCGACGCCTGGGTCGAGGGCCAGCTGGCCGACGCCGCCGAGCCGGGCGACGCCGACGCACAGGCCGGGCTCGAGGTGTTCCAGCAGCTGTGCATCCAGTGCCACCAGATCAACGGCGTCAACGAGGTGCCCCTCGGCGAGGCCCAGCAGGTCGCCGGCGTGGCGCCCAACCTCACCCACCTCATGAGCCGCACGGTGTTCGCCGGCGGCGTCTTCACCCTGCGCGACGTCAGTTTGCAGCACGGTGAGGGCTTCACCCTGGAGGACTACCAGGGCGGGAACTTCGACCGGGCGGCCCTCGAGGCCTGGCTCCGGGACCCGCCGGGGCGCAAGCCGATGTACCCGGAGGGCAACCGGGGGATGCCGAACCTCGGGCTGACCGAGCAGCAGATCGACCAGCTCGTCGCCTACCTGCAGACGCTGGAGTAG
- the serS gene encoding serine--tRNA ligase, which produces MLDVRRIRNDPDEVRKALARRHDGSDADVDRVLDLDRRRREAVAERDALRAEVKAISQEVGRLRREGAVEEAERRAAESAGVGDRVTERDREVDALDRELRDLLLRIPNTPAPEAPDGGGEADNVVLRTVGHDPDAYGEHQRVPHWEIAARLGLLDLERAAKISGSMFVMYRGLGATLNRALCQLALDRNADAFEEVRPPHLVSSATLTASGQLPKFADDAYHVERDDLWAIPTAEVPLTSLARDEILREDQLPVRLMAYTPCYRREAGSAGKDTRGLLRSHEFDKVEILALGTPEQGPTLLDELLARAESTIAALGLAYRLVDICTGDLGQTHHRSIDIEVYAPGCGQWLEVSSVSWFSDYQARRANIRYRPAGGGSPVVAHTLNGSALAVPRVWAALVETNHQPDGSVALPEVLHPYLRGATSIPAR; this is translated from the coding sequence GTGCTCGACGTCCGCCGCATCCGCAACGACCCCGACGAGGTCAGGAAGGCGCTGGCCCGCCGGCACGACGGCAGCGACGCGGACGTCGACCGGGTGCTCGACCTGGACCGCCGGCGCCGCGAGGCGGTGGCCGAGCGCGACGCCCTGCGGGCCGAGGTGAAGGCCATCTCCCAGGAGGTGGGCCGCCTCCGCCGCGAGGGGGCCGTCGAGGAGGCCGAGCGGCGGGCGGCGGAGAGCGCCGGGGTCGGGGACCGGGTGACCGAGCGGGACCGGGAGGTCGACGCCCTCGACCGCGAGCTGCGGGACCTGCTGCTGCGCATCCCGAACACGCCGGCGCCGGAGGCGCCCGACGGCGGGGGCGAGGCCGACAACGTCGTCCTCCGCACCGTCGGCCACGACCCCGACGCCTACGGCGAGCACCAGCGGGTGCCCCACTGGGAGATCGCCGCCCGCCTCGGCCTGCTCGACCTCGAGCGGGCGGCCAAGATCTCGGGGTCGATGTTCGTGATGTACCGCGGCCTCGGCGCCACCCTGAACCGGGCCCTCTGCCAGCTCGCCCTCGACCGCAACGCCGACGCCTTCGAGGAGGTCCGCCCGCCCCACCTCGTCAGCTCGGCCACCCTCACGGCGTCGGGCCAGCTGCCGAAGTTCGCCGACGACGCCTACCACGTCGAGCGGGACGACCTGTGGGCCATCCCGACGGCCGAGGTCCCGCTCACCTCGCTCGCCCGCGACGAGATCCTCCGCGAGGACCAGCTGCCGGTCCGGCTGATGGCCTACACGCCGTGCTACCGCCGGGAGGCGGGCTCGGCCGGCAAGGACACGCGGGGCCTGCTGCGGTCCCACGAGTTCGACAAGGTCGAGATCCTGGCCCTCGGCACCCCCGAGCAGGGGCCGACCCTGCTCGACGAGCTGCTGGCCAGGGCCGAGTCCACGATCGCCGCCCTCGGCCTCGCCTACCGCCTGGTCGACATCTGCACGGGCGACCTCGGCCAGACCCACCACCGCTCGATCGACATCGAGGTCTACGCCCCCGGGTGCGGCCAGTGGCTCGAGGTGTCGTCGGTGTCGTGGTTCTCCGACTACCAGGCGAGGCGGGCGAACATCCGCTACCGGCCGGCCGGCGGCGGCAGCCCGGTCGTGGCCCACACCCTGAACGGCTCGGCGCTGGCCGTCCCCCGGGTGTGGGCCGCCCTGGTCGAGACCAACCACCAGCCGGACGGGTCGGTCGCCCTCCCCGAGGTCCTCCACCCGTACCTGCGCGGCGCCACCTCGATCCCGGCCCGCTGA
- a CDS encoding ABC transporter permease has product MEVVLTLRRGESLLLTLGIPVVLLAFFSLVDVLPTDAVVDDPVDFLAPGVLALAVMSTAMVSVAIATGFERQYGVLKRLGSTPLGRPALLAAKTAAVLAVEAVQVAVLVPVALALGWDADASGVATAVAAVLLATVAFAGLGLLMAGALRAEVTLAAANGLYLVLLLLGGMVVPLAELPGGLRAVARALPAAALSDVLQAAIGAAGRVPGRAWLVLAAWAVLAPVAAAVSFRWE; this is encoded by the coding sequence ATGGAGGTGGTGCTGACCCTGCGGCGCGGGGAGTCACTGCTGCTGACCCTCGGCATCCCGGTCGTGCTGCTCGCCTTCTTCTCGCTTGTCGACGTGCTGCCCACCGACGCCGTCGTCGACGACCCCGTCGACTTCCTCGCCCCCGGCGTGCTCGCCCTGGCCGTGATGTCGACGGCGATGGTGAGCGTGGCCATCGCCACCGGGTTCGAGCGCCAGTACGGCGTGCTCAAGCGGCTGGGGTCCACCCCGCTCGGGCGCCCGGCGCTCCTCGCCGCCAAGACGGCGGCCGTCCTCGCCGTCGAGGCCGTGCAGGTCGCCGTCCTCGTCCCCGTCGCCCTCGCCCTCGGCTGGGACGCCGACGCCTCCGGGGTCGCGACGGCCGTCGCCGCCGTCCTCCTCGCCACCGTGGCCTTCGCCGGCCTCGGGCTCCTGATGGCCGGCGCTCTCCGGGCCGAGGTCACGCTGGCCGCCGCGAACGGCCTCTACCTCGTGCTGCTCCTCCTCGGCGGCATGGTCGTGCCGCTCGCCGAGCTGCCGGGCGGCCTCAGGGCCGTGGCCAGGGCGCTGCCCGCGGCGGCGCTGTCCGACGTGCTCCAGGCGGCGATCGGCGCCGCCGGCCGGGTGCCGGGCCGGGCCTGGCTGGTCCTGGCCGCCTGGGCGGTGCTCGCGCCGGTGGCGGCGGCCGTCAGCTTCCGTTGGGAGTAG